A window of the Brassica napus cultivar Da-Ae chromosome C5, Da-Ae, whole genome shotgun sequence genome harbors these coding sequences:
- the LOC106437486 gene encoding alpha/beta hydrolase domain-containing protein 17B isoform X1, with the protein MGCMFSHLAAKFAFFPPSPPTYHLTKNPDGKLSAVSASSSSTFPAAGDSSIDVRVVKTRRGNKVAAFYLRNPNARLTLLYSHGNAADLGQLVDLFVQLKVNLRVNLMGYDYSGYGASTGKPSEYDTYADIEAVYECLQTEYGVGQEDLILYGQSVGSGPTLHLASKLPRLRGVVLHSGILSGLRVLCHVKFKFCCDIYSNVNKIKKVKCPVLVIHGTEDDVVNWLHGNRLWKMAKEPYEPLWIKGGGHCNLEIYPDYIRHLYRFMQDMENTTTKSRLKKIWQEIRRRDESKGCCSFKLCRPKCPSCPKPSCDCGECGCCKCECPSLKGCFSCCKKPSCVGCCCPKFKCCNCFGKPTCPKCSCWKCLKCSESECCRSCCCAGCFSWLCCCGGRKRKELKTRGGDTTVAKSEG; encoded by the exons ATGGGGTGCATGTTCTCTCACCTCGCCGCCAAGTTTGCCTTTTTCCCTCCTTCTCCTCCCACCTACCACCTTACCAAAAACCCCGATGGTAAACTCTCCGCCGTCTCcgcttcctcctcctccacttTTCCCGCCGCCGGAGACTCATCCATCGACGTTAGAGTGGTGAAGACGAGACGCGGAAACAAAGTCGCAGCTTTCTACCTGAGAAACCCAAACGCGAGGCTCACACTTCTCTATTCACATGGAAATGCTGCAGATTTGGGACAACTCGTTGATCTCTTCGTTCAACTCAAAGTCAATCTCCGAGTTAATCTCATGGG GTATGATTATTCGGGCTACGGAGCCTCTACCGGTAAG CCGAGTGAGTATGATACATATGCGGATATAGAGGCGGTTTACGAGTGTTTGCAGACCGAATATGGTGTTGGACAAGAGGATCTGATTTTGTATGGTCAATCCGTTGGTAGTGGACCGACGCTGCACCTTGCCTCTAAGCTTCCTCGGCTTAGAGGTGTGGTTCTTCATAGCGGCATTCTCTCTGGTCTTCGTGTTCTATGTCATGTCAAGTTCAAGTTTTGTTGTGATATTTATTCG AACGTAAACAAGATCAAGAAGGTCAAATGCCCGGTTCTTGTCATACAC GGAACAGAGGATGATGTTGTAAACTGGCTGCACGGAAACAGGCTATGGAAAATGGCGAAAGAACCATACGAACCGCTTTGGATCAAAGGTGGTGGACATTGCAACCTCGAGATCTATCCTGACTACATTAGACATCTCTATCGGTTTATGCAAGACATGGAGAATACAACCACTAAGTCTCGTCTCAAGAAGATTTGGCAAGAGATCCGTCGGCGAGATGAATCCAAAGGATGCTGTAGTTTCAAACTATGCAGACCAAAATGCCCTTCGTGTCCCAAACCTAGTTGCGATTGCGGTGAATGCGGTTGTTGCAAGTGTGAGTGTCCGTCTTTGAAAGGATGTTTCTCTTGCTGTAAGAAACCGAGCTGTGTTGGTTGTTGCTGTCCCAAGTTCAAATGCTGCAACTGCTTTGGGAAGCCTACGTGTCCGAAATGCTCTTGTTGGAAATGTCTAAAGTGCTCCGAGTCCGAGTGTTGTCGGAGTTGTTGCTGTGCCGGTTGTTTTAGCTGGCTCTGTTGTTGCGGCGGAAGGAagaggaaggagttgaagacGAGAGGAGGAGATACTACGGTGGCCAAGAGTGAAGGGTAA
- the LOC106437486 gene encoding uncharacterized protein LOC106437486 isoform X2, which translates to MEMLQIWDNSLISSFNSKSISELISWGMIIRATEPLPPSEYDTYADIEAVYECLQTEYGVGQEDLILYGQSVGSGPTLHLASKLPRLRGVVLHSGILSGLRVLCHVKFKFCCDIYSNVNKIKKVKCPVLVIHGTEDDVVNWLHGNRLWKMAKEPYEPLWIKGGGHCNLEIYPDYIRHLYRFMQDMENTTTKSRLKKIWQEIRRRDESKGCCSFKLCRPKCPSCPKPSCDCGECGCCKCECPSLKGCFSCCKKPSCVGCCCPKFKCCNCFGKPTCPKCSCWKCLKCSESECCRSCCCAGCFSWLCCCGGRKRKELKTRGGDTTVAKSEG; encoded by the exons ATGGAAATGCTGCAGATTTGGGACAACTCGTTGATCTCTTCGTTCAACTCAAAGTCAATCTCCGAGTTAATCTCATGGG GTATGATTATTCGGGCTACGGAGCCTCTACCG CCGAGTGAGTATGATACATATGCGGATATAGAGGCGGTTTACGAGTGTTTGCAGACCGAATATGGTGTTGGACAAGAGGATCTGATTTTGTATGGTCAATCCGTTGGTAGTGGACCGACGCTGCACCTTGCCTCTAAGCTTCCTCGGCTTAGAGGTGTGGTTCTTCATAGCGGCATTCTCTCTGGTCTTCGTGTTCTATGTCATGTCAAGTTCAAGTTTTGTTGTGATATTTATTCG AACGTAAACAAGATCAAGAAGGTCAAATGCCCGGTTCTTGTCATACAC GGAACAGAGGATGATGTTGTAAACTGGCTGCACGGAAACAGGCTATGGAAAATGGCGAAAGAACCATACGAACCGCTTTGGATCAAAGGTGGTGGACATTGCAACCTCGAGATCTATCCTGACTACATTAGACATCTCTATCGGTTTATGCAAGACATGGAGAATACAACCACTAAGTCTCGTCTCAAGAAGATTTGGCAAGAGATCCGTCGGCGAGATGAATCCAAAGGATGCTGTAGTTTCAAACTATGCAGACCAAAATGCCCTTCGTGTCCCAAACCTAGTTGCGATTGCGGTGAATGCGGTTGTTGCAAGTGTGAGTGTCCGTCTTTGAAAGGATGTTTCTCTTGCTGTAAGAAACCGAGCTGTGTTGGTTGTTGCTGTCCCAAGTTCAAATGCTGCAACTGCTTTGGGAAGCCTACGTGTCCGAAATGCTCTTGTTGGAAATGTCTAAAGTGCTCCGAGTCCGAGTGTTGTCGGAGTTGTTGCTGTGCCGGTTGTTTTAGCTGGCTCTGTTGTTGCGGCGGAAGGAagaggaaggagttgaagacGAGAGGAGGAGATACTACGGTGGCCAAGAGTGAAGGGTAA